A window of Yoonia sp. SS1-5 genomic DNA:
TGGTTCGGCAACATCACCGCAGTCCCGCCCGTCAGGTTCGGGAATTCCTGCCCGTACATGGCGTCGCGGACGGCATCAACCTCGGTTGTGCCAGTTTCAGTCACGGCATTCACCCACATGTTGAAGCCGATATAATGGGCCTCCATCGGGTCGTTTGTGACGCGATCTTCGCCGGCAAATGCCTTCCAGGCGGCGATGAATTCATCATTGGCCTCGGATTCTGCAGACTGAAAGTAGTTCCAGGCGGCGAGGTGACCGACAAGGTTGGATGTGTCCAGTCCGGACAGCTCTTCCTCACCAACGGAGAATGCGACCACAGGGATGTCATCAGCCGAAACGCCAGCTGCTGCCAGTTCCTTGTAAAAGCCGATATTGGCGTCGCCATTAATGGTCGAGATGACGCCAACCTGCTTGCCATCTTCGCCAAGCGCAACGACATCGGCAACAATTGTGGCCCAGTCGGAATGACCGAAAGGCGTGTAGTTCACGAAAATGTCTTCCTCGGCAATCCCCGCCTCTTGCAGGTAGGATTCCAGAATGTTGTTCGTCGTGCGCGGATAAACATAGTCCGTGCCAAGCAGGGCGAATTTCTCGACACCCAGTTCTTCGAGGAAATAGTCGGTTGCGGGGATCGCCTGCTGGTTTGGCGCCGCACCGGTGTAGAAGACGTTTCTGGAGCTTTCTTCACCCTCATATTGCACGGGGTAGAACAGCAGGCCGTTCAGTTCCTCGATCACGGGAAGAACGGATTTGCGTGAAACGGACGTCCAGTTGCCGAAAATCACGTCAACTTCGGAGACGGTCAACAATTCGCGGGCCTTTTCCGCAAAGAGCGGCCAATCAGACGCCGGATCGACGACAACCGCCTCGATTTCGCAACCCAGAAGACCGCCAGCCGCGTTCTGCTGTTCGATCAGCATCAGCATGGCGTCTTTCAGTGTGGTTTCGGAAATGGCCATGGATCCGGAAAGCGAATGCAGCACGCCCACCTTGATAGGTTCGGCACAGTCCTGTGCGACGGCCATGCCAGTACTGCCCAACAAGGCCGCAAAGACAGAAGCGCTAAGAATTTTGGTATTGTTCATCGAAACAAAGTCCCCGTTTCGGCGCTGCGATGCCTGTTATCAGGCCTGTCCCAATGGTATTGAGAACGCGCAGCAGTGATGTTGTAGTCGTGCGAGGGGAGTATTTCTGCCACGAAGCCCCCTCGCGCGGCGATGGATGTTCAAAAAGAACGCCCAAGGCCTAAAGTTTGCGCAGATGGGAGTCCCCTGCCGCAGGCCAATTAATTTGTCGCGCGTATAGGTTTGTGTCTTTATACGACACAAAAAGTGGCCAATGCCTAATTATTGGGCGACCTACCGCTTGGCATCCCACACCTCAGCAAAGAATGGGCGCCACGCGGCGATCACATCGTCCGGGCATTCCTCGGCCAGGTAATGACCACCGGGCAGTGACCAGCCCCGGACATCCGTAGCCCGTTCGCGCCATAGCGCGAGGCAATCAAAATGCGCCTCGATCGCGCCATCCCTGCCCCACAGGGCCAGAAGGGGCATTTCCAGCATGGCGGTATCATTGTCGTCATGGGCGATGTCGATGGTTGCGGCAGCGCGGTAATCCTCGCACGCGCCGTGAATGGCGCCCATATCGCCGAAGGCCGTCAGATATTCATCCAGCGCCTGCTGCACAAATGGGCGCAATCCGGCAGAGCCCGCACCACATTTGCTAAGCCAAAAGAATGCAGGATCAGCAGCAATCATCGTTTCGGGGAATGGATGGGGCAGCGTCAACCAGTACCAATGCCAATAGGTGTGGGCAAAGGCGCTGGTACCGTCGCGATACATCTCGCGCGTGGGCGCGATATCCAATGTACTTAGCCCGATGACCCGGTCGGGGTGGTCTGCCGCCAATCTATGCGCCACGCGGCTGCCGCGATCATGCGAACCGATCAGAAATGCGTCATGGCCCAGGGCATCCATCACTGCCAGGATATCTGACGCCATGGCCCGTTTGGAATATGGGGCATGGTCTGGCGTTGTCTGCGGTTTGACAGACCGGCCATAGCCGCGCAGGTCAGGGCAGATGACCTGATAGTCCCGCGCAAGGTCAGCCGCCACATGATGCCACATTGCGGATGTCTGCGGGTAGCCATGGAGCAAGACAAGCGGGGGACCATCGCCGCCAATTCTGCAAAATACCGGACCTGCGGGGCCCTCAAAGAAACGGTCTTCGAAGCCTGCAAAGAAGGTGCTTGCCGGCTGCGCGTCCATGGCCCGCGGATGCATCATTGTACCCTTTCGAAGTCTTTGTCCGGGCCAGATTAGCACCAATGCGGCGAAACGCGAGTGCGCCACGATCCCCAAAGTGACCCAACGTTCAAGCTAGGGTCAGGACCCATTAATTCCACGCCGTCAGTTTGACTGATTTTAGTCGTGACGAGGCGCAGCCCCGCCGTAATAGTGTTTCTATTTCAAGGGGATGCAACGATGATCACGGCCAAAATCAGCCAAACCCTTCGGGCGCGGATTTCACTTCATCTCAGCGGCGCGGGCCGCTTGCCCGTAGAACAACTATGGCCTGCGCGTCCCAAACCGCTGATATTTCGTGAAATCTGCGCTGGCGGTGTGGAATTAATGGGTCCTGACCCTAGGCAGGTGCGCGAAATACACGATTAACGTGTGTGTTCTGCAAAATAATGCTGTTACAAATTTCCTAGACATAAAAAGAACTGCAACATCTGGGGAAGTAACATGACATTTTATCGTCCGAATTTTCAGTTTGGTACATTTGGGGATGACGTTCTGACAGGAACCGATGACCGAGATTTCATTTTCAGCTTCTTTGGTGATGACGATATTTCGACCGGGGCCGGCAATGACCGGATCATCGCAGGATTTGGCGACGACCTTGTGACCGGCGGGGCCGG
This region includes:
- the urtA gene encoding urea ABC transporter substrate-binding protein, translating into MNNTKILSASVFAALLGSTGMAVAQDCAEPIKVGVLHSLSGSMAISETTLKDAMLMLIEQQNAAGGLLGCEIEAVVVDPASDWPLFAEKARELLTVSEVDVIFGNWTSVSRKSVLPVIEELNGLLFYPVQYEGEESSRNVFYTGAAPNQQAIPATDYFLEELGVEKFALLGTDYVYPRTTNNILESYLQEAGIAEEDIFVNYTPFGHSDWATIVADVVALGEDGKQVGVISTINGDANIGFYKELAAAGVSADDIPVVAFSVGEEELSGLDTSNLVGHLAAWNYFQSAESEANDEFIAAWKAFAGEDRVTNDPMEAHYIGFNMWVNAVTETGTTEVDAVRDAMYGQEFPNLTGGTAVMLPNHHLAKPVLIGEIQADGQFDIISQTSEVPGDAWTDFLPESAILKSDWQELGCGMYNTETETCVQLTSNY
- a CDS encoding alpha/beta hydrolase, giving the protein MHPRAMDAQPASTFFAGFEDRFFEGPAGPVFCRIGGDGPPLVLLHGYPQTSAMWHHVAADLARDYQVICPDLRGYGRSVKPQTTPDHAPYSKRAMASDILAVMDALGHDAFLIGSHDRGSRVAHRLAADHPDRVIGLSTLDIAPTREMYRDGTSAFAHTYWHWYWLTLPHPFPETMIAADPAFFWLSKCGAGSAGLRPFVQQALDEYLTAFGDMGAIHGACEDYRAAATIDIAHDDNDTAMLEMPLLALWGRDGAIEAHFDCLALWRERATDVRGWSLPGGHYLAEECPDDVIAAWRPFFAEVWDAKR